In the genome of Desulfovibrio aminophilus DSM 12254, one region contains:
- a CDS encoding 4Fe-4S binding protein: MIRFPTVPVLPLLSLALLAAHALRAGGRGLALALFGLAALVFTRRSWLRPVLAGVLLWGCLVWAGTGAELVRLRAATGEPWLRLVLILGPVLALTALSAALVLSARGREFLHRATPNDAARAAAFLATAGLLLTARAMSPLPILLADRFLPGSGPLEILGLALYAAWLCGRLLDARDTARLRLRLWLGFSIVFFGQLLLGLLVSESFLMTGRLHLPVPALIAAGPIFRGGGLFMPILFGVTLLLVGPAWCSHLCYIGAWDGLAASRARLSPAELARVQERAARWALPARLSTLLLVCGAALGLRLLGASWLLAAWGAALFGLAGVGVMIILSRRAGIMLHCLTWCPMGLVANLLGRINPLRVRMDASCTRCGACARRCRYAALTPGDIDKGRPGPTCTLCGDCLGACAHGSLGYRFPGLSAASARTLFLTAAVSLHAVFLGVARI; encoded by the coding sequence GTGATCCGATTCCCGACCGTCCCGGTCCTGCCCCTGCTGTCCCTGGCCTTGCTGGCCGCCCACGCCCTGCGCGCCGGGGGCCGGGGCCTGGCCCTGGCCCTGTTCGGCCTGGCCGCCCTGGTCTTTACCCGCCGGAGTTGGCTTCGGCCCGTGCTGGCCGGCGTCCTGCTCTGGGGCTGCCTCGTCTGGGCCGGAACCGGCGCGGAGCTCGTGCGCCTGCGGGCGGCCACCGGCGAGCCCTGGTTGCGGCTGGTCCTCATCCTCGGCCCGGTCCTGGCGCTCACGGCCCTGTCCGCCGCCCTGGTCCTCTCCGCCCGAGGCCGGGAATTCCTCCACCGCGCCACGCCGAACGACGCGGCCCGCGCCGCCGCCTTCCTGGCCACCGCCGGGCTGCTCCTCACGGCCCGGGCCATGAGCCCCCTGCCGATCCTGCTGGCCGACCGTTTCCTACCCGGCTCCGGCCCCCTGGAGATCCTCGGCTTGGCGCTCTACGCCGCCTGGCTCTGCGGCCGCCTTCTGGACGCCCGCGACACCGCCCGGCTCCGGCTGCGGCTCTGGCTCGGTTTCTCCATCGTGTTCTTCGGCCAACTCCTGCTCGGCCTGCTCGTCTCGGAATCCTTCCTCATGACCGGCAGGCTCCATCTGCCCGTGCCCGCGCTCATCGCGGCCGGGCCGATCTTCCGGGGCGGCGGCCTGTTCATGCCCATCCTCTTCGGCGTCACCCTCCTGCTCGTGGGCCCGGCCTGGTGCAGCCACCTCTGCTACATCGGGGCCTGGGACGGCCTGGCCGCCTCCCGCGCCCGGCTCTCGCCCGCCGAACTGGCCCGCGTCCAGGAGCGCGCCGCCCGCTGGGCCCTGCCCGCCCGGCTGTCCACCCTGCTCCTGGTCTGCGGCGCGGCCCTGGGCCTGCGCCTGCTCGGGGCCTCCTGGCTCCTGGCCGCCTGGGGAGCCGCGCTGTTCGGCCTTGCCGGGGTCGGCGTCATGATTATCCTGTCCCGGCGGGCCGGAATCATGCTACATTGTCTCACTTGGTGTCCCATGGGCCTGGTGGCGAACCTGCTCGGCCGGATCAACCCGCTGCGCGTGCGCATGGACGCGTCCTGCACCCGTTGCGGGGCCTGCGCGCGCCGCTGCCGGTACGCCGCCCTGACGCCCGGGGACATCGACAAGGGCCGCCCGGGCCCGACCTGCACGCTCTGCGGGGACTGCCTGGGGGCCTGCGCCCACGGAAGCCTGGGGTACCGCTTTCCGGGGCTTTCGGCGGCGTCCGCCAGGACGCTTTTCCTCACGGCGGCGGTCAGTCTGCACGCCGTGTTTCTCGGCGTCGCGCGCATCTGA
- a CDS encoding ferredoxin: MAKVVYIDQDECIGCESCVGICPDVFAMDDSAGKARVVNPDGAPEEQIQEAIDTCPAQCIHWE, from the coding sequence ATGGCCAAGGTCGTGTACATCGATCAGGACGAGTGCATCGGATGCGAATCCTGCGTGGGCATCTGCCCGGACGTGTTCGCCATGGACGACAGCGCGGGCAAGGCCCGGGTGGTCAACCCCGACGGCGCGCCCGAAGAACAGATCCAGGAAGCCATCGACACCTGCCCGGCCCAGTGCATCCACTGGGAATAA
- a CDS encoding cytochrome c3 family protein — translation MRRSIKSLLLVGLGVLLAFPVFSMTYYTMVRTSTPGFCASCHEIEPAFNAWTTSTHRNNAQGLVADCMDCHLPAPHDTVDFFYNKTLHGMKDVAAHVLHGPEGYDRAENRLKAYASIKDDQCLKCHRNITNIPNNRGAMLAHRAALYPPEGESRKCTDCHRNLVHVDRAIYAYKQYAPPYRATGLTTLGVPGAL, via the coding sequence ATGCGGCGGTCCATCAAATCCCTGCTTCTCGTCGGACTCGGCGTGCTGCTGGCCTTTCCCGTCTTCAGCATGACCTATTACACCATGGTCCGCACCTCGACCCCGGGGTTCTGCGCCTCCTGCCACGAGATCGAGCCCGCGTTCAACGCCTGGACGACCTCCACCCACCGCAACAACGCCCAGGGACTGGTGGCCGACTGCATGGACTGCCACCTGCCCGCGCCCCACGACACCGTGGACTTCTTCTACAACAAGACCCTGCACGGAATGAAGGACGTGGCCGCCCACGTGCTCCACGGCCCCGAGGGCTACGACCGGGCCGAGAACCGGCTCAAGGCCTACGCCTCCATCAAGGACGACCAGTGCCTCAAGTGCCACCGCAACATCACGAACATCCCCAACAACCGGGGAGCCATGCTGGCCCACCGCGCGGCCCTCTATCCGCCCGAGGGCGAGAGCCGCAAGTGCACCGACTGCCACCGCAACCTCGTGCATGTGGACCGCGCCATCTACGCCTACAAGCAATACGCCCCGCCCTACCGGGCCACGGGCCTGACCACCCTGGGAGTTCCCGGCGCGCTGTGA
- a CDS encoding multiheme c-type cytochrome: protein MRRILALLPALGLILAVAAPAPAQQNFPKPKEYRIERGMPKQAEACIQCHRQETPGLFADWAMSRHASANITCLDCHQAQETDKDVSKSHAQYYDRKELPFGSKEFFIPVTAVVSPKDCSRCHPDESSQYAKSKHANTIEIMWKIDPWLNKGMNSDDERKAGCYVCHGTIVAFNDKGELDPATWPNVGVGRLNPDGSLGSCTSCHTRHRFSVMEARKPEACGQCHLGPDHPQIEIFMESKHGDIYTAFGDTYNWNTAGGAWTPGTDYRAPTCAACHMSGSGKVKGSHDVTERLSWETQAPLTVRPSDFAAFPAKTDWKAERDKMKAVCLQCHAKSWTDGHYTAFDKVVETYNEVYYKPAKAKMDELVQKGLVSTEKYFDEELEVEFYELWHHEGRRARMGAMMMAPDYSWWHGFYECKKRFNKFMELADHLIQTNTKAYRYPNYPAATGSTEKPPRIFKK from the coding sequence ATGAGGAGAATCCTGGCCCTGCTGCCGGCTCTCGGCCTGATTTTGGCTGTCGCCGCCCCGGCCCCGGCCCAGCAGAACTTCCCGAAACCCAAGGAATACCGCATCGAACGCGGCATGCCCAAGCAGGCCGAGGCCTGCATCCAGTGCCACCGCCAGGAGACCCCCGGGCTCTTCGCGGACTGGGCCATGAGCCGCCACGCCTCGGCCAACATCACCTGCCTGGACTGCCACCAGGCCCAGGAGACGGACAAGGACGTGAGCAAGAGCCACGCCCAGTACTACGACCGCAAGGAGCTGCCCTTCGGCTCCAAGGAGTTCTTCATCCCGGTGACGGCCGTGGTTTCGCCCAAGGACTGCTCCCGCTGCCACCCGGACGAGTCCTCCCAGTACGCCAAGTCCAAGCACGCCAACACCATCGAGATCATGTGGAAGATCGACCCCTGGCTGAACAAGGGCATGAACTCCGATGACGAGCGCAAGGCGGGCTGCTACGTCTGCCACGGCACCATCGTGGCCTTCAACGACAAGGGCGAACTCGATCCGGCCACTTGGCCCAACGTGGGCGTGGGCCGCCTCAATCCCGACGGCAGCCTGGGCTCCTGCACCTCCTGCCACACCCGCCACCGCTTCTCGGTCATGGAGGCCCGCAAGCCCGAGGCCTGCGGCCAGTGCCACCTCGGCCCGGACCACCCGCAGATCGAGATCTTCATGGAGTCCAAGCACGGCGACATCTACACGGCCTTCGGCGACACCTACAACTGGAACACGGCGGGCGGGGCCTGGACTCCGGGCACGGACTACCGCGCCCCCACCTGCGCGGCCTGCCACATGTCCGGCTCCGGCAAGGTCAAGGGCTCCCACGACGTGACCGAGCGCCTGTCCTGGGAAACCCAGGCCCCGCTCACGGTCCGGCCCTCGGACTTCGCCGCCTTCCCGGCCAAGACCGACTGGAAGGCCGAGCGCGACAAGATGAAGGCCGTCTGTCTCCAATGCCACGCCAAGTCCTGGACCGACGGCCACTACACGGCCTTCGACAAGGTCGTGGAAACCTACAACGAGGTCTACTACAAGCCCGCCAAGGCCAAGATGGACGAGCTGGTCCAGAAGGGCCTGGTCAGCACGGAAAAGTACTTCGACGAGGAACTGGAGGTGGAGTTCTACGAGTTGTGGCACCATGAGGGCCGCCGCGCGCGCATGGGCGCAATGATGATGGCCCCGGACTACTCCTGGTGGCACGGCTTCTACGAGTGCAAGAAGCGCTTCAACAAGTTCATGGAGCTGGCCGACCACCTCATCCAGACCAACACCAAGGCCTATCGCTACCCGAACTATCCGGCGGCCACGGGGTCCACGGAAAAGCCCCCGCGGATCTTCAAGAAGTAA
- a CDS encoding CBS and ACT domain-containing protein gives MLVKNWMTTEVITLTPDKSMMKAAKLMKDHNINRIPIVDEAGKVVGIVSDRDIKEASPSKATTLDMHELYYLLSELKIGNIMTKNPICLGPEDTIEKAAALMMEHGFGGMPVTDENGKLVGIITDTDVFKVLISITGVLEGGVQIGFNLPNTPGGLVPVLDFLKDHGARLMSMLTASEPPEKGMRHVFIRIRDMDKSSLKKLRAELEENFDMLYWVQDSVHPVSK, from the coding sequence ATGCTCGTGAAGAACTGGATGACCACCGAAGTCATCACCCTGACCCCGGACAAGTCCATGATGAAGGCCGCCAAGTTGATGAAGGACCACAACATCAACCGCATCCCCATCGTGGACGAGGCGGGCAAGGTGGTCGGCATCGTCTCGGACCGGGACATCAAGGAAGCCTCGCCGTCCAAGGCCACCACCCTGGACATGCACGAGTTGTATTACCTGCTGTCCGAGCTGAAGATCGGCAACATCATGACCAAGAACCCGATCTGCCTGGGCCCCGAGGACACCATCGAAAAGGCCGCGGCCCTGATGATGGAGCACGGCTTCGGCGGGATGCCCGTGACCGACGAGAACGGCAAGCTCGTGGGCATCATCACCGACACGGACGTGTTCAAGGTGCTCATCTCCATCACCGGCGTGCTCGAGGGCGGCGTGCAGATCGGCTTCAACCTGCCCAACACCCCGGGCGGCCTGGTGCCCGTGCTGGACTTCCTCAAGGACCACGGCGCGCGGCTCATGAGCATGCTGACCGCCTCCGAGCCGCCGGAGAAGGGCATGCGCCACGTGTTCATCCGCATCCGCGACATGGACAAGTCGAGCCTGAAGAAACTCCGCGCCGAACTGGAGGAGAACTTCGACATGCTCTACTGGGTCCAGGACTCCGTCCACCCCGTCAGCAAGTGA
- a CDS encoding ARMT1-like domain-containing protein yields the protein MRTAIDCIPCLARNILACVRLATDDPALHERMVRFFLRSAAEADFDSTPPEFVRLMHRKLRELTGVADPYREAKERMNALGVALAAELRETVERADDPVRIAALLAIAGNVLDMGVNAEVGLPEAREAVRQSLSTGCLGDLDAFIESAARADSILYLADNAGEIAFDRLLVERLGPERVTVAVRGASILNDATLHDAREVGLNGLARVIDNGSDAPGTVLRECGAAFREAFDAADMVLAKGQGNYETLCDAEREIFFLFKVKCGVIAGRSGLPLGAHALLRKTGRAGSGRISHQEAGMSMGFPRIEASPRRPGAGRGGCGKGGGRGLGGGRGLGGGRGQASAWGNGSGAGLPSSPGEPGAVPQTRRPGKAAPGGRGHALVDPAACDGCGTCVDLCPLGAISLRGGTAVVDEGICVGCGVCAAKCPHGAISLTK from the coding sequence ATGAGGACGGCCATCGACTGCATCCCGTGCCTGGCGCGGAACATTCTGGCCTGCGTCCGGCTGGCCACGGACGATCCGGCGCTGCATGAGCGGATGGTGCGCTTTTTCCTGCGCTCGGCGGCGGAGGCGGACTTCGACTCCACGCCGCCGGAGTTCGTGCGGCTCATGCACAGGAAACTGCGCGAGCTGACCGGGGTGGCCGACCCCTACCGGGAGGCCAAGGAGCGGATGAACGCCCTGGGCGTCGCCCTGGCGGCGGAATTGCGGGAGACGGTGGAGCGGGCGGACGATCCCGTGCGGATCGCGGCCCTGCTGGCCATCGCGGGCAACGTGCTCGACATGGGGGTGAACGCCGAGGTCGGGCTGCCCGAGGCCAGGGAGGCGGTCCGCCAGTCGCTTTCGACCGGCTGCCTCGGCGATCTGGATGCCTTCATCGAGTCGGCGGCCCGGGCGGATTCGATCCTCTACCTCGCGGACAACGCCGGGGAGATCGCCTTCGACCGGCTGCTTGTGGAACGGCTGGGCCCGGAGCGGGTGACGGTCGCGGTGCGCGGCGCGTCGATCCTCAACGACGCGACGCTGCACGACGCCCGCGAGGTCGGTCTCAATGGCCTGGCGCGGGTCATCGACAACGGGTCGGACGCGCCGGGAACCGTTCTGCGCGAATGCGGCGCGGCGTTCCGGGAGGCCTTCGACGCCGCCGACATGGTCCTGGCCAAGGGCCAGGGAAATTATGAAACGCTGTGCGATGCGGAGCGGGAGATCTTTTTTCTGTTCAAGGTGAAGTGCGGCGTCATCGCGGGTCGCTCGGGACTGCCGCTCGGGGCCCACGCCTTGCTGCGCAAGACGGGACGGGCCGGGTCCGGACGCATCAGCCATCAGGAGGCAGGCATGAGCATGGGATTTCCCCGGATCGAGGCCTCGCCCCGACGTCCGGGAGCGGGCAGGGGCGGCTGCGGCAAGGGCGGCGGCCGGGGCCTGGGAGGAGGTCGAGGTCTGGGCGGTGGTCGGGGCCAGGCGTCCGCCTGGGGGAACGGGTCCGGGGCGGGCCTGCCGTCTTCCCCGGGGGAACCCGGAGCCGTCCCGCAAACCCGGCGTCCCGGCAAGGCCGCTCCCGGCGGCCGGGGGCATGCGCTGGTCGATCCGGCGGCCTGCGACGGCTGCGGAACGTGCGTCGACCTGTGCCCCCTGGGCGCGATCAGCCTGCGCGGGGGCACGGCCGTCGTCGATGAGGGCATATGCGTCGGCTGCGGCGTCTGCGCCGCCAAATGTCCGCACGGGGCGATTTCATTGACGAAATGA
- a CDS encoding iron-sulfur cluster assembly scaffold protein translates to MKKDLDAVAREIQDSAFADARQALGEDAYHRWLAPPSFGTLPDPDGEASLRGTCGDGMRIQLQIVDRLVVDSAFWTDGCGPSVICGAIAAELARGKSAEELLDFAGESILAVAGKLPDDHEHCAFLAARTLAAAANDYFVRQARRHGGDAGDGEEQGA, encoded by the coding sequence ATGAAGAAGGACTTGGACGCCGTTGCCCGCGAGATTCAGGACAGCGCGTTCGCGGACGCTCGGCAGGCGCTGGGGGAAGACGCCTATCACCGCTGGCTGGCTCCCCCGTCCTTCGGGACGCTGCCCGATCCAGACGGCGAGGCCTCGCTGCGGGGAACCTGCGGCGACGGCATGAGGATCCAGTTGCAGATCGTGGACCGGCTGGTGGTGGATTCCGCCTTCTGGACCGACGGCTGCGGCCCCAGCGTGATCTGCGGCGCCATCGCGGCGGAGCTGGCGAGGGGAAAATCCGCCGAGGAGTTGCTGGACTTCGCCGGGGAGAGCATCCTGGCCGTCGCGGGCAAGCTCCCCGACGACCATGAGCACTGCGCGTTTCTGGCGGCCAGAACCCTGGCCGCGGCGGCCAATGACTATTTCGTCCGCCAGGCCCGGAGGCACGGTGGGGACGCTGGAGACGGCGAAGAGCAAGGCGCGTGA
- a CDS encoding CGGC domain-containing protein: MTKIGLIRCEKNESRCPLTGCLVSLAASTNGFASVPDPELVGLFTCRCPGDNAVNAARILKSKGAEVIHWCTCAFARKADGEWLFGGGFCGDFDALMRRVAEEAGVRCVKGTAHLPKGYQPETVG, from the coding sequence GTTGCGAGAAGAATGAATCCCGGTGTCCGCTCACCGGCTGCCTCGTCAGCTTGGCGGCATCGACCAACGGGTTCGCCTCCGTGCCGGACCCGGAACTCGTCGGGCTGTTCACCTGCCGCTGCCCGGGCGACAACGCCGTGAACGCTGCCCGGATTTTGAAGTCCAAGGGCGCGGAGGTCATCCATTGGTGCACCTGCGCCTTCGCGCGCAAGGCGGATGGGGAATGGCTGTTCGGCGGCGGCTTCTGCGGCGATTTCGACGCGCTGATGCGGCGCGTGGCGGAGGAGGCCGGGGTCCGCTGCGTCAAGGGGACGGCCCACCTCCCGAAGGGGTACCAGCCCGAAACCGTGGGGTGA